In Chromobacterium rhizoryzae, one genomic interval encodes:
- a CDS encoding toll/interleukin-1 receptor domain-containing protein, with protein sequence MTTSPQVFISYSHDSDEHKEWVYKIACKLIESGVETLLDQWDLQLGSNLMRFMEAGLTNSDRVLVICTDNYNKKSNGGLGGVGYEKNILTAELFADQDTTKFIPCIKNVSEKVKTPICLGGRTYIDFSDEEKFEENFKNLLHELYGIPLKPKPTLGKNPLIPSSEEVKAPSLRGESSTVFFSRRFSSAFPGIRGIQWFKKPEEAVERLCLLMREPIVFSDGQPIWWWRTGDLQIDSFTAIASDTVQLDYQELVIEEIAAVNAGDYYQQFVYIKTTPSAPSGLYDHSIIEKQVNYWGYAREEFAVFHGTPITRSEYDDDAAVIEGKVVDLNGEAELVVKYLTPYNLIIAPFDSPINNNRFDRVRVEILNGILKGECTVEDLAAAVLKLPKRERY encoded by the coding sequence ATGACAACAAGCCCGCAAGTATTTATTTCGTATTCCCATGACAGTGATGAGCATAAAGAATGGGTATATAAAATCGCATGCAAACTAATCGAAAGTGGTGTTGAAACACTTCTTGATCAATGGGATTTGCAACTAGGTTCCAACCTCATGCGATTCATGGAGGCTGGCCTAACAAACTCAGACAGAGTCCTAGTTATTTGCACCGACAACTACAACAAAAAGTCCAACGGAGGTTTAGGCGGCGTTGGTTATGAAAAAAACATTCTTACCGCGGAGCTGTTTGCCGACCAAGACACCACGAAATTTATTCCATGCATCAAGAACGTATCAGAGAAAGTTAAAACACCAATTTGCTTAGGCGGTCGAACATATATAGATTTTTCGGACGAAGAAAAATTTGAAGAAAATTTCAAAAACTTGCTCCATGAGCTTTATGGCATACCCTTAAAGCCGAAGCCCACCCTAGGGAAAAACCCACTAATTCCATCCTCCGAGGAAGTGAAGGCTCCTTCGCTGCGCGGCGAAAGTAGCACTGTATTCTTTAGTCGTCGCTTCAGTAGCGCGTTCCCAGGAATTCGCGGAATCCAATGGTTTAAAAAACCGGAAGAGGCAGTGGAGCGACTTTGTTTATTGATGCGAGAACCCATTGTTTTTTCAGATGGTCAGCCGATATGGTGGTGGCGAACAGGGGATTTACAAATTGATTCGTTTACGGCTATCGCCTCAGATACTGTTCAGCTAGATTACCAAGAGCTTGTAATTGAAGAAATTGCAGCCGTTAATGCAGGCGACTACTACCAACAGTTTGTATACATCAAGACAACCCCCTCTGCGCCATCTGGTCTTTATGATCATTCCATCATTGAAAAACAGGTTAATTATTGGGGGTATGCACGCGAGGAATTTGCCGTGTTTCATGGAACACCAATTACTCGTTCCGAATATGATGACGATGCGGCAGTTATTGAAGGAAAGGTTGTCGACCTTAACGGCGAGGCCGAGCTGGTGGTCAAGTACTTAACTCCTTACAACCTTATAATTGCTCCGTTCGATTCGCCAATAAACAACAACCGTTTTGATAGAGTTCGAGTAGAGATTCTGAACGGAATTCTCAAGGGCGAATGCACAGTGGAGGATCTCGCGGCAGCGGTTCTAAAACTACCAAAACGCGAGCGTTATTAA
- a CDS encoding TIR domain-containing protein, translated as MADPRAFISFDFDHNETEKNLFVGQAKNSKTPFSIQDWSAKSAMPQSQWESIVKDKINKCNMLIVLVGKTMASATGVAKEIKMAKDQDVPVFGVYVDGANTSSNLPDGLQRIITISWDWEKIASAVDQMMTEEKNKK; from the coding sequence ATGGCAGACCCAAGAGCATTCATTAGCTTCGACTTTGACCACAATGAAACCGAGAAAAATTTATTCGTAGGCCAAGCAAAGAATTCAAAGACCCCGTTCTCAATTCAGGACTGGTCGGCAAAATCGGCAATGCCCCAGTCACAGTGGGAATCTATAGTTAAAGACAAGATCAACAAATGCAACATGCTGATCGTCTTGGTCGGAAAAACCATGGCGAGCGCTACTGGCGTTGCCAAGGAAATAAAAATGGCAAAAGACCAAGATGTTCCCGTCTTTGGTGTTTATGTTGATGGCGCAAATACTTCTAGCAACTTACCTGATGGACTTCAGCGCATTATAACTATCAGCTGGGACTGGGAAAAAATCGCTTCCGCTGTCGATCAAATGATGACGGAAGAGAAGAATAAAAAGTGA
- a CDS encoding caspase family protein, which yields MRKALVVGIDYYTNVSPLYGCVNDSFAVKAMLDRHADGSVNFGVKHLTATGPTDPVGRDELRQAIETLFAGDGEVSLLYFAGHGHIETTGGYLCSSDVKTGNDGVPLAEIMTMANQSKIQNRVIILDSCYSGVAGGNALQQKVAEISDGVTILTASTAEQYATEENGAGVFTSLLVDALGGAAANLVGDVTPGGVYAHVDQSLGPWAQRPVFKTNVTRFVSLRKVQPPLELAELRRISEFFPASGFQFQLDPSYEPERHESWATNPQGIPAPNPDHNAIFKILQRYNRVGLAVPENAPHMWHVAMESKTIRLTALGEHYRRLAAKGLI from the coding sequence GTGAGAAAAGCACTCGTTGTCGGAATTGACTACTACACAAATGTTTCGCCGCTCTATGGCTGCGTAAATGATTCATTCGCTGTCAAAGCCATGCTTGATCGGCACGCGGATGGCTCGGTGAATTTTGGTGTGAAGCATCTGACTGCCACAGGCCCAACTGACCCAGTTGGACGTGACGAACTTCGACAGGCCATCGAAACCCTTTTTGCAGGGGATGGTGAAGTTTCACTACTGTATTTCGCAGGCCATGGCCACATCGAAACAACAGGAGGCTACCTTTGCTCTTCGGACGTGAAGACTGGAAACGATGGCGTGCCATTGGCCGAAATCATGACCATGGCAAATCAATCGAAGATTCAAAACCGGGTGATCATTCTTGATAGCTGTTACAGCGGTGTAGCTGGAGGCAACGCGTTGCAGCAAAAGGTTGCCGAGATCAGCGATGGGGTGACCATTCTTACTGCCTCTACCGCGGAACAATATGCAACAGAGGAAAATGGTGCCGGCGTCTTTACCAGCTTACTGGTAGATGCGCTCGGCGGCGCTGCCGCAAACCTTGTAGGAGACGTAACACCTGGCGGTGTCTATGCGCATGTTGATCAGTCGCTTGGGCCGTGGGCACAAAGACCAGTCTTCAAAACAAATGTCACACGATTTGTCTCCTTGAGGAAAGTTCAGCCGCCATTAGAGCTCGCGGAGCTTCGTCGGATTTCAGAGTTTTTCCCGGCTTCCGGCTTTCAATTCCAACTTGACCCAAGCTATGAGCCTGAGAGGCATGAGTCTTGGGCCACAAATCCGCAAGGTATTCCCGCTCCGAACCCTGATCACAACGCGATTTTCAAAATCCTTCAGAGGTACAACCGCGTGGGGCTTGCGGTTCCTGAAAACGCGCCGCATATGTGGCACGTTGCGATGGAAAGCAAGACTATTCGTCTAACCGCGCTTGGAGAGCACTACCGACGCTTAGCAGCAAAGGGGCTCATATAA